Genomic DNA from Phycisphaerae bacterium:
GTGATCTCCAAACCGCACAACCCTACCCCTGACACCCATCAAAATCAACGCTTTTCACCCTCCCCCATTTTGCACTTTGAATTCTGCACTCTGCATTCTCCATTCGCCTCCGCCTTTGCATTCCACTACCCATACACATAAAATCAAAGCAAACGTACGCACTCGTCAGGATGAACGTTATGGCCGCCACCCTCTATGACCTGGTCCGCGAAAACAAGCGAAACACCTGGCTCCTCGCCTTCTCTTTCTCCGCGTCCGTGATCGGCCTGGCCGCCTTCTTCGGCTACGCCATCGCCGTCACCCAGTACCCAGGCTCCGAGCAGCACGTCACCCTCGTCGCCGTGGCCGTCGCCTTCGCCGTCACCGTCGTCATGCTTACCTTCAGCTACTTCGGCGGAGCCGGAACCCTCCTGTCGATCTCTGGAGCCCGGCCGCTGGTCAAGGAGGAAGACCCGCAGCTCTATAACGTCATCGAGGAACTCGCCATCGCCGGCGGCCAGCCCGTGCCCAAAATCTACCTCATCGAGGATTCCGCCCCCAACGCCTTCGCCACCGGCCGAAATCCCGACCACGCCATCGTCGCCATTACCCGCGGCCTCCGCGACAAACTGACCCGCGCCGAACTCCAAGCCGTCATGGCCCACGAAATGAGCCACGTCCGAAACTACGACATCCTCTTCGCCATGATGATGGCCGTCCTCGTCGGCGTCGTCGTCCTCCTGGCTGATTATTTCCGTCGATCCCTCTGGTACGGCGGGCGGCGTTCCTCCCGGCGCTCCTCCAAAGGCGGCGGCGCCGTGATCGTCATCCTCATCGTCGCCATCGTCCTGAGCATCATCGCCCCGATCCTGGCCAAGATCATCGAACTGGCCGTCTCCCGCCAACGCGAATACCTCGCCGACGCCTCAGCCGTCGACCTCACCCGCGACCCCGACGCCCTCGCCTCCGCCCTCGCCAAAATCTCCAACGACCCCGAAGTCCTCGAAGCCGCCAACCGCGCCACCCAACACCTCTACATCGTCAAC
This window encodes:
- a CDS encoding M48 family metallopeptidase yields the protein MAATLYDLVRENKRNTWLLAFSFSASVIGLAAFFGYAIAVTQYPGSEQHVTLVAVAVAFAVTVVMLTFSYFGGAGTLLSISGARPLVKEEDPQLYNVIEELAIAGGQPVPKIYLIEDSAPNAFATGRNPDHAIVAITRGLRDKLTRAELQAVMAHEMSHVRNYDILFAMMMAVLVGVVVLLADYFRRSLWYGGRRSSRRSSKGGGAVIVILIVAIVLSIIAPILAKIIELAVSRQREYLADASAVDLTRDPDALASALAKISNDPEVLEAANRATQHLYIVNPIKSFEERASSLFSTHPPIKDRIARILSLKHA